A window of the Lactuca sativa cultivar Salinas chromosome 7, Lsat_Salinas_v11, whole genome shotgun sequence genome harbors these coding sequences:
- the LOC111921535 gene encoding putative pentatricopeptide repeat-containing protein At3g15200 — MQTRIRPLKCLCCRNFQIFSKPKAQSLVQFKHNQSLVLIQQESASNFRTFHDETREIPEYCSQGKHEFLRSPIPCKDESSAMDIKALEVQTLLKQLNGQKSLNEIEQALTLLALSLNEDLVLNVLRRHRSDWKSAYLFFNWVSNSSGYSPGTGSYNEILDILGRMKRFNEVSQLLDEMSKRNKSLINDRTYGIVVNRYASAHMIEEATNFFYKRIEFGLQLDLIAFQTLLLSLCRYKHVEAAEFLFHSKKNEFQFHHNIKTMNIILNGWCVLGSLREAKRFWNDIVTSKHKPDKFTYSIFINSLTKSGKISTAVKLFQAMWEKGCTPDVTICNTIIDGLCFKKRIPQALEIFKEMNERECCPNVSTYNSLIKHLCKIGRMDKVDELLREMKEKGGECLPNDRTYGYLLNSAKTVEQVVGIKEDMERSGVKMMGDGYNLMLRLFTGWGDEERVTWIWREMERSGVGPDQRSYTVMVHGLYEKGKMEEALVYYNMMVSKGMVSEPRTKVLVQAINIKLKEGGLENKA, encoded by the coding sequence ATGCAAACAAGAATTCGGCCGCTGAAATGTCTCTGCTGtagaaattttcaaatattttccAAACCCAAAGCTCAATCTCTCGTCCAATTCAAGCATAATCAGTCTCTGGTTCTCATTCAGCAGGAATCAGCATCAAATTTTCGAACTTTTCATGATGAAACTCGTGAGATTCCAGAGTATTGCAGCCAAGGCAAACACGAATTTCTCCGATCGCCGATACCATGTAAGGACGAATCCTCCGCCATGGACATCAAAGCCCTCGAAGTCCAAACCCTTCTCAAGCAACTCAACGGGCAAAAGTCCCTGAACGAAATCGAACAAGCTCTCACTCTATTAGCGCTTTCGTTAAACGAGGATTTAGTGCTTAACGTTCTTCGCCGGCACCGTTCCGATTGGAAATCAGCTTATTTATTCTTTAACTGGGTATCTAACTCAAGCGGGTACTCACCCGGAACAGGTTCCTACAATGAAATCCTCGACATTTTAGGCCGAATGAAGCGTTTCAATGAAGTCTCACAACTGCTCGACGAAATGTCTAAGAGAAACAAGAGCCTAATCAATGACAGAACGTACGGGATCGTAGTAAACAGGTACGCATCTGCACATATGATAGAGGAAGCTACCAATTTCTTCTACAAGAGAATCGAATtcggtctccaactcgatctaaTAGCTTTTCAAACTCTTCTACTCTCCCTATGTCGATACAAACACGTCGAAGCTGCAGAGTTTTTATTCCACTCCAAGAAAAACGAGTTTCAGTTTCATCACaacatcaaaaccatgaacataATCCTCAACGGATGGTGTGTGTTGGGTAGCTTACGTGAAGCAAAAAGATTCTGGAACGACATCGTTACATCCAAACACAAACCAGATAAGTTCACATACTCCATCTTCATCAATTCTTTAACCAAATCAGGAAAGATAAGCACAGCAGTTAAGCTCTTCCAAGCCATGTGGGAAAAAGGTTGCACCCCGGATGTAACTATCTGCAACACCATCATCGACGGGTTGTGCTTCAAGAAACGAATCCCTCAAGCCCTTGAGATATTCAAAGAAATGAACGAAAGAGAATGTTGCCCCAATGTTTCGACTTACAACTCTTTGATAAAACATTTGTGTAAGATTGGGAGAATGGATAAGGTCGATGAGCTTTTGAGGGAGATGAAGGAGAAAGGAGGGGAGTGTTTGCCTAATGATAGGACTTATGGGTACTTGTTAAACTCTGCAAAAACAGTTGAACAAGTTGTGGGGATTAAAGAGGATATGGAGAGAAGTGGGGTGAAGATGATGGGTGATGGGTATAATTTGATGCTGAGGCTTTTTACGGGGTGGGGTGATGAAGAAAGGGTGACGTGGATTTGGAGGGAAATGGAGAGGAGTGGGGTGGGGCCTGATCAGAGGTCGTATACTGTAATGGTGCATGGGCTTTATGAAAAGGGGAAGATGGAGGAAGCTTTGGTGTATTATAATATGATGGTGTCGAAGGGAATGGTTTCAGAGCCAAGAACGAAGGTTTTAGTTCAAGCTATTAATATTAAGTTGAAAGAGGGAGGACTTGAAAACAAAGCATAG
- the LOC111921536 gene encoding uncharacterized protein LOC111921536 yields the protein MEEEYSFVDTSKLLQAASDFSFDPGTRSEAAVKEFLASFPLPVIINALQTKGDVPGLEDALIDCLEKIFKTKYGASLIPHFMPFILVGLQAYSQRVRTLSCETISSLLKNLEDTSGLATSLIKENGVYPLLLDCLVDGDEQVAVAATDSIRDLACSQQGIEIIFPATPNEATDITNLAARCSSLGRVRVLALIVKLFSTSNAVASLVYNSNLLGLLEAEVRNVNDTLATLSVLELLYELAEVQHGMEYVLRTNILQLLISIIRNSTAESMLRSRAMMISGRLLSKENVLMFIDESSIKAVISAIDERLSVLDNSQDADECECGLEAMGQIGSSTQGAVLLISNTSAARRVVNAAFDLHGRGKQLAALHSLGNIVGGTRPENNKLLNADSEESLKRLIYETASNTPKLIPSGLVLSILKLESEFRIAGYRMISGLGARPWFLVEICSRQEIIKILTDSFTETTKIGMEARYNCVEAIYKALSSSSKFLNDPALSGTAEKLVEAIRKGPYLAKGRQREAQPEVATADRF from the exons ATGGAGGAAGAATACTCTTTCGTTGATACTTCGAAACTGCTCCAAGCAGCATCTGACTTCTCGTTTGATCCTG GTACTCGGTCAGAAGCTGCTGTGAAGGAATTTCTCGCTTCTTTTCCCCTTCCGGTGATCATCAA TGCTTTGCAAACCAAAGGAGATGTGCCTGGTTTGGAGGATGCACTGATTGATTGTCTAGAAAAGATATTCAAAACAAAATATGGAGCTTCCCTTATCCCACATTTCATG CCATTCATTCTGGTTGGCCTTCAAGCATACTCTCAGAGAGTCAGGACCTTGTCATGTGAAACG ATCTCCAGCCTTTTGAAGAATCTTGAAGATACTTCTGGTTTAGCCACTTCACTAATCAAAGAAAATGGCGTGTATCCACTTTTACTTGATTGTCTTGTTGATGG TGATGAACAAGTAGCTGTTGCTGCAACAGATTCAATCAGGGATCTAGCATGCTCTCAACAAGGGATT gAAATCATATTCCCAGCTACACCCAATGAAGCTACAGATATTACAAATTTAGCTGCAAGATGTTCATCACTg GGGCGTGTTCGGGTTTTGGCATTGATAGTGAAGCTGTTTTCTACTTCAAATGCAGTTGCATCTTTAGTTTACAACTCAAATCTTCTTGGCCTCTTAGAGGCAGAAGTTCGCAATGTTAATGATACACTCGCAACCTTGAGTGTTTTGGAACTTCTTTATGAG TTGGCTGAGGTTCAACATGGAATGGAATATGTTCTACGCACCAATATTTTGCAGCTACTTATTTCCATAATCAG aaattcTACTGCTGAATCAATGTTGAGATCAAGGGCAATGATGATAAGTGGACGACTTTTATCCAAAGAGAATGTTCTCATGTTTATAGATGAATCCA GTATAAAAGCTGTGATTTCAGCCATTGATGAAAGGCTTTCAGTGTTGGATAATAGTCAAGATGCAGATGAATGTGAATGTGGTCTTGAAGCAATGGGGCAAATAGGGTCAT CAACACAAGGGGCTGTTTTGTTGATATCAAACACATCTGCTGCTAGACGTGTTGTTAATGCTGCATTTGATCTGCATGGGCGTGGAAAACAACTG GCTGCGTTGCATTCTCTTGGGAATATTGTGGGAGGAACTCGCCCTGAAAACAACAAATTACTGAATGCGGATTCTGAAGAAAGccttaaaagattaatatatgaAACAGCATCCAACACTCCAAAACTTATTCCAtct GGACTTGTTCTCTCGATTCTCAAACTCGAGTCTGAATTTCGTATTGCG GGTTATAGAATGATATCAGGATTGGGTGCTAGACCATGGTTTCTAGTGGAGATATGTTCCAGACAAGAGATAATAAAGATATTGACGGATTCGTTTACAGAAACAACTAAAATAG GCATGGAGGCTAGATATAATTGTGTTGAGGCGATCTATAAGGCTCTTTCATCATCATCAAAGTTTCTGAACGATCCGGCTCTTTCTGGGACAGCCGAAAAG CTGGTGGAGGCTATTAGAAAGGGCCCATATCTTGCGAAAGGAAGACAAAGGGAAGCCCAACCTGAGGTGGCAACGGCTGACAGATTTTAG